A region of Onychomys torridus chromosome 10, mOncTor1.1, whole genome shotgun sequence DNA encodes the following proteins:
- the LOC118591852 gene encoding AP-1 complex subunit beta-1-like translates to MTDSKYFTTTKKGEIFELKAELNSDKKEKKKEAVKKVIASMTVGKDVSALFPDVVNCMQTDNLELKKLVYLYLMNYAKSQPDMAIMAVNTFVKDCEDPNPLIRALAVRTMGCIRVDKITEYLCEPLRKCLKDEDPYVRKTAAVCVAKLHDINAQLVEDQGFLDTLKDLISDSNPMVVANAVAALSEIAESHPSSNLLDLNPQSINKLLTALNECTEWGQIFILDCLANYMPKDDREAQRAMLSAVWCRAVSSLLAVNEELHNGCQQLQLDLQGTRQGGGCTTKGGLVGLRTALPVLGLLLRNSDVELGMVLSDSPRGPLMSLPLMHVSDLCQIGDTNFGAPPAAVTAATGAAAAARLGAPVSSGLSDLFDLTSGVGTLSGSYVAPKAVWLPAMKAKGLEISGTFTRQVGSISMALQLTNKALQVMTDFAIQFNRNSFGLAPAAPLQVHAPLSPNQTVELSLPLSTVGSVMKMEPLNNLQVAVKNNIDVFYFSTLYPLHVLFVEDGKMDRQMFLATWKDIPNENEAQFQIRDCPLNTEAASNKLQSSNIFTVAKRNVEGQDMLYQSLKLTNGIWVLAELRIQPGNPSFTDLELSLKCRAPEVSQHVYQAYETILKN, encoded by the exons ATGACTGATTCAAAATACTTCACAACCACCAAGAAAG GGGAGATCTTCGAGCTGAAAGCAGAGCTTAACAGTgacaagaaggagaagaagaaggaggcagTAAAGAAAGTGATTGCATCAATGACTGTGGGCAAAGATGTCAG TGCCCTCTTCCCTGATGTGGTGAACTGCATGCAGACAGACAACCTGGAGCTAAAGAAGCTGGTGTACCTGTACTTGATGAACTATGCCAAGAGTCAGCCTGATATGGCCATCATGGCTGTCAACACCTTTGTGAAG GACTGTGAGGACCCCAACCCCCTCATCCGGGCCCTGGCCGTGAGGACCATGGGTTGCATCCGAGTTGACAAGATCACAGAGTACTTGTGTGAACCGCTCCGAAAGTGCCTGAAGGATGAAGATCCATATGTGCGCAAGACAGCAGCTGTGTGTGTAGCCAAGCTCCATGATATCAACGCCCAGCTGGTAGAAGACCAGGGTTTCCTGGACACACTTAAAGACCTCATCTCTGACTCTAACCCCATG GTGGTGGCAAACGCAGTGGCTGCCCTCTCAGAGATCGCTGAGTCTCATCCCAGTAGCAACCTGCTTGACTTGAACCCACAGTCCATCAACAAGCTGCTGACAGCCCTTAATGAGTGCACTGAGTGGGGCCAGATCTTCATTCTGGACTGTCTGGCCAACTACATGCCCAAGGATGACCGTGAGGCCCAGAG AGCCATGCTGTCAGCTGTATGGTGTCGGGCAGTAAGCTCCCTGCTCGCTGTGAAC GAAGAGCTTCACAATGGCTGtcagcagctgcagctggacctGCAAGGGACAAGGCAAGGAGGGGGGTGCACAACCAAAGGAGGCCTGGTGGGTCTAAGGACAGCTCTTCCAGTCttggggctgctgctgaggaactCGGAtgtggagctgggcatggtactATCCGACAG TCCTCGTGGGCCTCTAATGTCTCTGCCTCTCATGCATGTCTCTGATCTCTGCCAGATTGGAGACACCAACTTTGGGGCACCTCCAGCAGCAGTGACAGCAGcgacaggagcagcagcagcagccagactTGGAGCGCCCGTCAGCAGTGGCCTAAGTGACCTCTTTGACCTGACCAGTGGCGTGGGCACCCTTTCAGGATCCTATGTAGCTCCTAAAGCA GTCTGGCTCCCTGCCATGAAAGCCAAGGGCCTGGAGATCTCCGGCACCTTCACCCGCCAGGTTGGCTCCATCTCCATGGCCCTGCAGCTGACTAACAAAGCCCTGCAGGTCATGACAGATTTTGCCATCCAGTTCAACCGTAACAG CTTCGGCTTGGCCCCTGCTGCACCACTCCAGGTGCATGCCCCGCTCAGTCCCAACCAGACTGTGgagctctccctgcctctcaGCACCGTGGGCTCAGTCATGAAGATGGAGCCTCTGAACAATCTTCAG GTGGCTGTGAAGAACAACATTGATGTCTTCTACTTCAGCACCTTGTACCCACTGCATGTCCTCTTTGTGGAGGATGGGAAGATGG ACCGGCAGATGTTCTTGGCCACATGGAAAGACATTCCCAACGAGAATGAAGCCCAGTTCCAGATCAGAGACTGCCCACTCAACACAG AGGCTGCAAGCAACAAGCTACAAAGCAGTAACATTTTCACTGTCGCCAAGAGGAACGTGGAGGGCCAGGACATGCTCTACCAGTCTCTGAAGTTGACCAACGGCATCTGGGTGCTGGCAGAGCTGCGGATCCAGCCAGGCAACCCCAGCTTCACG GACTTGGAG CTGTCTCTGAAGTGTCGAGCACCAGAGGTGTCCCAGCATGTATACCAGGCCTACGAGACTATTCTCAAGAACTGA
- the LOC118592252 gene encoding AP-1 complex subunit beta-1-like — MSSSATLGTLASVYHKPPSAFVEGGRGVVHKSLPPRTASSESTESPETAPTGAASGDQPDVIPAQGDLLGDLLNLDLGPPVSGPPLAASSVQMGAVDLLGGGLDSLMGDEPEGVWFYPLSPTLHPC, encoded by the exons ATGAGCTCATCTGCTACATTGGGCACGCTGGCTTCTGTCTACCACAAGCCACCCAGCGCCTTTGTGGAGGGTGGCCGAGGAGTGGTGCATAAGAGCCTGCCACCCCGCACTGCCTC GAGCGAGAGCACAGAGAGCCCTGAGACAGCCCCTACTGGAGCAGCCTCTGGTGATCAGCCTGATGTCATCCCTGCCCAGGGCGACCTGTTAGGTGACCTCCTCAATCTGGACCTTGGGCCTCCAGTGAGTGGTCCACCTTTGGCTGCCTCCTCAGTGCAGATGGGAGCTGTGGACCTTCTTGGTGGTGGCCTCGACAGCCTG ATGGGGGATGAGCCTGAAGGGGTATGGTTCTACCCTCTGTCACCAACTCTTCACCCGTGCTGA